A segment of the Streptococcus dysgalactiae subsp. dysgalactiae genome:
AGGAAGAAATTGGAGATGATATTCCTGGTAATATGCGTTTGATCTTTGAGCAAGATAGGGAATGTACGCAACAGGTGGTTGTCCAAAAATACAGTAGTTACCAAAGATTATTAAAACTGTTACCAGAAGTTTATCATGAGAAAGTCTATTATTTGGGTTACCTTTACTCGATAGCTCAAGAAGCTAAAGATCGCAGCAGGGTATTTATCTTGACTAATTCAGATCAGATTGAGAGTTTAGAAGATTTGGTTGATCAATTGCCTAAACTCCATTTTCATATTGCGGCTTATACAGAAATGTCCCCACGATTGATGGCTTTTGATGACAAAAACAATGTGTCCTTGTATCCGAATAGTTCAAGATCTTTTGTTTTGGAAAACTTTAAAAAATGTGGTATCTACTTGGATATTAATCATCAAAATGAGGTGGATAATAGCGTTCGTCAAGCCTTTGAGCAAGGTGCTTTGATATTGTCTTATGTTAAGACTGTTCATAATCGAGAACTTATCGCTCCTCAACATATTTTTGACCAGCAAGATCAACTGATTACTTGCCTAAAAAAAATACTGGTATCTCAAGAAACTTTTCAGAACATGTTGGTTGATCAACAGCAGGGGGCTAACCATTCAACCTTAGGTGACTACCAAAGGGTATTGAAAATGGAGGGATAAAAGGAGATGAAAGTTCATATAACCAATCTGCGAGGAATGGCAGCTTCTAGTACAGCGCAAGTAGCACAAAATAAAGTGGCAAAAATTGCGCGTGACCTAGGCTTTTATGAAATTGGTGTTTATTTTTTTGATACTAAATCAGATTCAACTTCTGAACTGGCTAGACGCATGGATGGTATGATTGCTAGTGTTAGTCAAGGAGACGTCTTAATTGCTCAATTTCCAACCTGGAACTCAATAGAATATGACGATGCCTTAATGACACGCTTATGTTTTTATGGCAACAAGGTAATCATCTTCGTCCATGATATTATCCCATTGATGTTTCCTTCTAACCGCTATTTATTGCCTAAAGTTATTGCCACTTTGAATCGAGCAGCTCTTCTAATACTACCCTCTCAAGCTATGTATAATCTTTTGGTATCGGAGGGTTTGACTGTCCAAAATTATTTAATTCAAGAGTTATGGGATTATGAAACGGAAATTCCTGTACAGTATCCTCGTTATCAGAATTTGATTCATTTTCCAGGGAATCCAAGTCGTTTTCCATTTGTTTTGGATTGGAATTATGGAGTAAAACTTCATCTTTACTCTAATGATATTATTCTTGAGAATAATCACTTAAGGAAATTTAGCTGGCGTCCAACAGAACAGTTAATTATGGAAATGTCCCAAGGTGGATTTGGGCTTATTTGGCACCTAGATGATGATTTAGAATACATGAGTATTTACTGTCCCTACAAATTATCCATTTTTATTGCAGCAGGGATTCCTGTTATTGTGAGACGAGGCATTGCTAATCAAGCTGAACTAGAGGAAAAAGGTGTGATTATAGTTGTAGATAGTTTAGAAGAAGCCGCAGCTATTGTTACTCATATGAGTTCAGAGCTTTACGATAGTTATTGTCAAAATGTTAGAAAGCTAGCTAAGGTTACTCGGAATGGCTGGGTAACAAGGCAGTTATTGACCAATGCGGTCTATTCTGTCATTAATGATAAGGAGTAAGTCGATGACCAAAAGAAACCATTTATTAGAAGCAGACATTGAACATCATATTAAAAAAGCTCGAAACGGAAAGTTACTTGAGGAAAAAGAGAAAAAATCTTTTTTTAATCTAACTATCGTATTCTTGATTACTATTGTTATCTTAATTTCTTTGTGGGCATCATTAAAGGGGTGATTTAATATAGTTATGAATGGCAAAAAATAATAGACACAGTGTTAAGATAGTTAGTCATTATTTTTTCTAAACCTGTTTTAGTTTGCTAGTGGGGAGCATTCTTACGCTTACCTTAACACTGTCTTTGACTTACTCTAGAAAATAGTCTTAGTTATTTGTTTTACGGCTGTATTCTTTGCCTATCTTTATGAAAAATCGAGTTTAAAATAAGTGTAGAAGTTGAACATGGTACAGGAAATACCAGGTTAGCATGATTACTATTCGAGTTAGTCTTAGTGTTTTAAACAACTGACGTTTTTTCTCCAATGTGCCTTCATGATGTTATAAGAATTCATTTCTACTGTAGCTCTTTATTTTCCATAAATGACGACGTGCGCTCCCACAAATAAAGGGGAGCGCACGTCGTCATTTATGGAGAAGTCAGAAACGAAACCATAATAGTAATAATTTTTATTGTGACTAGCCAGTTTTAGATAGCGGTAAACGCTTGGCTTCGAGATACAAAGTATATCAGTAACTTTTAATACCGCTCTTTTAGATTGGGAAATATCTTTTTAGATAGATATTGTGTCTCAACAAAGAGGGTTCAATGATTTCGCTTAGGTTGATGCACAGCATGCCTTCAAGATTACCCTCTTTATCTTTGATAGAGGAGGTGAATTTTCGGCTATCTCTGTGCGTGGGTTCTACCATAACTTTGTGGATGATCACAAAATATTTTCAGTAAATTGGTGTTTCTTTATCCATATTAAATAACCTGTATTT
Coding sequences within it:
- the gtfB gene encoding accessory Sec system glycosylation chaperone GtfB, giving the protein MIRLYDWPNQESFDLDNSLNQAGFFGWSIVINDHGFLPSNMESPYGYFCGMLEQEGKPLYFNQVPVPEFWQIVGNNHQAEVLDGEVKRANIFYIEPKQNRHVKNVDWFDRQGNVRFTDHFNQWGWKFAQTAFDTSQTVTLKTYYNASGHEIIVENFKTGDIILNWKDCSYFFKNRVELLAFYFKERQFDTEVIWYNSLSTPFFVSRYLSHRTVHQDILFWQEEIGDDIPGNMRLIFEQDRECTQQVVVQKYSSYQRLLKLLPEVYHEKVYYLGYLYSIAQEAKDRSRVFILTNSDQIESLEDLVDQLPKLHFHIAAYTEMSPRLMAFDDKNNVSLYPNSSRSFVLENFKKCGIYLDINHQNEVDNSVRQAFEQGALILSYVKTVHNRELIAPQHIFDQQDQLITCLKKILVSQETFQNMLVDQQQGANHSTLGDYQRVLKMEG
- a CDS encoding sugar transferase is translated as MKVHITNLRGMAASSTAQVAQNKVAKIARDLGFYEIGVYFFDTKSDSTSELARRMDGMIASVSQGDVLIAQFPTWNSIEYDDALMTRLCFYGNKVIIFVHDIIPLMFPSNRYLLPKVIATLNRAALLILPSQAMYNLLVSEGLTVQNYLIQELWDYETEIPVQYPRYQNLIHFPGNPSRFPFVLDWNYGVKLHLYSNDIILENNHLRKFSWRPTEQLIMEMSQGGFGLIWHLDDDLEYMSIYCPYKLSIFIAAGIPVIVRRGIANQAELEEKGVIIVVDSLEEAAAIVTHMSSELYDSYCQNVRKLAKVTRNGWVTRQLLTNAVYSVINDKE